tTGAAGCAGCTTTAGAGTACATTAGCAAAATGAGTTACCTTGACCCTCGCAACGAGCTCATAGTCCGTGTCATCAAGCAGACTTCGCCAGGTACAACCACCAACTCATTAGTTGATTTTAAGTTTGCATTTCACACACAGTGGACTGCaggtccactgtgtgtgttcatttcagGTAAAGTTacagtttttttgtctttgcaggaAAAGCTGGCATGCCCAACTCGATGGACCACCGACCTGCATTAGAGGCTTCAGGTGAGGCAGTAGCCATGCCTCCATACCACCAGATGGGGCCTCCCATGTATGAGGCGGCTGGAGGGTACGACCCTGAGGGTGAGATGCCCAGACCCTACATGAGCGCTCCCCCAGTTATGAACTACATGATGCCCTCATCTGGTGCAGCACAGGGCCCTGCTATGGGCAATCCTATGGGTCGACCTCCTAGTATGGGCACCTATCCACCAGTAATGGCCCCTCAGAGCAACCCAGCCAATACAATGTATCCTCCAGGGGCCCAGCAGAAAGTTTACCCTGGCACTATGGAGCAACATGGGCCCATAATGAGCTACACTGTGCCTGGCCAGCCTCTGCAACTCCAGTCTCAGCCACCAGGGGGCCCAGTCCCAGGCCCCCACTATGACTACGGACATCCCAGACCACACATGATGGAACCAGCAGGCTATGGCGTGAAGAGGACCCCCTCTTTCCAGAACAAGATGGCAGCACCACCGATCGCGCCCCCAGATAACTATGTCAACATGCAAGGAAAAGGGGCTATGGGTCAGAATGTGccaggaggcggagggggagggtACCCTGCTAACTTGTACCTTTCCCCTCACTCCCACCCCCGACAGTCCAGCCCCACCTCCCACCAGGTGCACATGATGTCTCGTCCCCCCGGAGGGGTGGCAGCCATGGGCCCTGACTTCTCAGACCTACCCCAGGGCTTGAGGACTCCATCCAGGGCTAGCCTCAACCTGGACCTCTATGAGCACCACTGGGCAGGGCCTGCAGGCCCTGAAGGGGCCCCTGCTGCCAGGCAACCTCAGCCTCAGGGCCCCTTCAGGGGTGAAGTGCGTGTCCCCAGCAGAACCAACTCCTTCAACAGTCGAGCTGCAGGGCCCAATGGTGTCCGGGCCACAATGGCTGCCCCGCCTACAAGTGGGAAGCAGGAGCCCACCTTGGGTCCACCGAACACCATCACAGCTGTAACGTCCCCACCCATCCAGCAGCCGGTCAAGAGTATTCGTGTGATGAGGCCAGAGCCCAAGACAGCTGTGGGACCGTGTCACCCTGGGTGGATGTCAGCTCAGGCCCAGGATGCAACAGAGCCGCTGGCCTACGTGCCAGAGGACACTTACCTTGAGCCTGCTCAGGAACCACGGTGCCCCCCACCGCCCTACCCCAAAAACCTGCTCATGTCTGCAGGGCCAGGTGAGCCAGGGGTCCTGGAAGGAGCTGGAGCCAAGGGTGGAACCCAGGACCTTAGCAGCTCTGCCGTCAGAAGCACAATCGGTGGCAGCGGAGGAAGCGGGAAGGCCGAAGAGAGCCAGCGCGTGAAAGAGAAGACGAAGGTGGGGAAGGGAGAGAAAACGGTCAAAGACAAGAAGCAGATCCAGACCTCACCTGTCCCAGTAAGGAAGAATGGACGAGACGAGGAGAAGAGGGAGTCCCGCATCAAGACCTACTCTCCCTTTGCCTTCAAGTTCTACATGGAGCAGCACATAGAGAATGTGATGAAGACCTACCAGCAGAAACTCAACCGCAGGCTTCAGCTGGAACAGGAGATGTCCAAGGTGAGTAGAGTTAGACAAGTTCAAGCATTCAGCTGAGGAATTGCttcaataataaagaaaaaaaggttaTTATAGGAAAAATTTGAAGTAAATTAGTTAAGTCCTGTAACTCAAATGCTGAAACGTTTGTGATCAGCGTTCTTCTCAGGACTTTTCAGAAACCAGCAGGTTTTGTACGAGAGGAGTCAGTGAGTTCACACTCGTGTTTGCTTGCACTTTTAGAGTCATGACTTTGGCCTCTGCCCTTTTGCCTCGCTTTAAAGTAGTCTGGAAGACATTATCTGAGAAGAAAATACCACAGCTATACCCAGACGGCGGCACAACAAGCAAGATCATGCTTGATCATGCTGACCTCTGTCAACTCCACATTCCTAGATCATCAATAATCTCAACTGAGAAAAACCAAGCTTGATGCTGCTTTTGAAAACGTGTAGTCATGAACTCATGCACTCGTCTTTTCTGTTCAGGCTGGACTGTcggaggcagagcaggaacagATGAGGAAGATGCTCTACCAGAAAGAGTCCAACTACAACAGGCTACGTCGGGCCAAAATGGACAAGTCCATGTTTGTCAAAATCAAGACGTTGGGGATCGGTGCCTTCGGAGAAGTGTGTCTGACACGCAAGGTGGACACCGGTGCACTTTATGCCATGAAAACGCTGCGCAAGAAAGATGTCCTCAACCGCAACCAGGTTAATCAACACATGTAATGCCGCATTATGCATTATGTTTTAGGTGCTTTCATGCAGACTGGTTGAAATGAGTTTCCTTGGTGCAGGTGGCGCATGTGAAAGCAGAGCGTGACATCCTGGCAGAGGCCGACAACGAGTGGGTCGTGCGTCTCTACTACTCCTTCCAGGACCGCGACAGCCTGTACTTCGTCATGGACTACATCCCCGGAGGAGACATGATGAGCCTGCTCATCCGGATGGGCGTCTTCCCCGAGCCCCTGGCGCGCTTCTACGTGGCAGAGCTGACGCTGGCTATTGAGAGCGTCCATAAGATGGGATTCATCCACCGCGACATCAAACCCGACAACATCCTCATCGACTCGGACGGACACATCAAACTGACGGACTTCGGCCTCTGCACGGGCTTCCGCTGGACGCACAACTCCAAGTACTACCAGAAAGGTGTGGGCGCTGGTGGTGATGGTTCCGTGCTCATCCCATGTTAAGCCTGTGGCGAAAGGAATGATTACATTTACACTGAGGTCACTGGTGCCTCCCTTCCCTCTTGTCTCCAGGAAGCCACGTCAGACAGGACAGCATGGAGCCCAGTGACTTCTGGGACGACGTGTCCAACTGCCGCTGCGGTGACCGACTGATGACACTGGAGCAGCGCGCCAACCGGCAGCACCAGCGCTGCCTGGCTCACTCCTTGGTGGGAACGCCCAACTACATCGCCCCGGAGGTGCTGCTGCGCAAAGGTGAGCCAGAGCATGACAGATGCTGCAGATCCTGGAACGCTGTGAATGCTTTCAATGAATGTGCTGTAAAGAATGTGCACATACTTCGAATACTGCATTGTGCCGTGTTAAATCTCGGAGTCAGCAGATGGAtttgtcgtgtttcttgtgcAGGCTACACCCAGTTGTGTGACTGGTGGAGTGTGGGGGTGATCTTGTTTGAGATGCTAGTGGGACAACCGCCGTTCCTGGCCCCAACACCCACAGAGACTCAGATCAAGGTTagtaaaaacatattaactggTTTGATTTAGAAATTGAATTTTTGACCAGTGGgcgaaaaaatgtttttattgttttcaattTTATATTCTTCAAACTATTCTTGAAACAGCTTCTGATGAAACAGAATCAGCAAAGGGTTAATTTGGTAAAACAAATCTCAACATCACAGCTTGGGTAACCCAACATGCTGCGTCTCTGCCTCCAGGTCATCCACTGGGAGAGCACCCTGCAGGTGCCGGCCCAGGTCAAACTGAGCCCAGAGGCTGTCGATATCATCGGTCGGCTGTGCTGCGCGGCGGAGGACCGGCTCGGTGCCAATGGCGCCGGCGAGATCAAGGCTCACCCATTTTTCACGCAGATGGACTTCTCTAGTAATTTGCGCCAGCAACTAGCTCCCTACCGGCCTAAGATCGCCCATCCCATGGATACGTCCAACTTTGACCCCGTGGAGGAA
This genomic interval from Betta splendens chromosome 21, fBetSpl5.4, whole genome shotgun sequence contains the following:
- the lats2 gene encoding serine/threonine-protein kinase LATS2, yielding MRPKTFPAAPYVGNTRQRLQEIKEGLKQPAKLVSQALHGGPRSEGRGAESKGGKDAASRQQQLRPPQKFNNYQNALREIRKSLMPFANESGPSSGSGHPAGAGEVNRQMLQELVNAGCDQEMAVRALKQTGSRNIEAALEYISKMSYLDPRNELIVRVIKQTSPGKAGMPNSMDHRPALEASGEAVAMPPYHQMGPPMYEAAGGYDPEGEMPRPYMSAPPVMNYMMPSSGAAQGPAMGNPMGRPPSMGTYPPVMAPQSNPANTMYPPGAQQKVYPGTMEQHGPIMSYTVPGQPLQLQSQPPGGPVPGPHYDYGHPRPHMMEPAGYGVKRTPSFQNKMAAPPIAPPDNYVNMQGKGAMGQNVPGGGGGGYPANLYLSPHSHPRQSSPTSHQVHMMSRPPGGVAAMGPDFSDLPQGLRTPSRASLNLDLYEHHWAGPAGPEGAPAARQPQPQGPFRGEVRVPSRTNSFNSRAAGPNGVRATMAAPPTSGKQEPTLGPPNTITAVTSPPIQQPVKSIRVMRPEPKTAVGPCHPGWMSAQAQDATEPLAYVPEDTYLEPAQEPRCPPPPYPKNLLMSAGPGEPGVLEGAGAKGGTQDLSSSAVRSTIGGSGGSGKAEESQRVKEKTKVGKGEKTVKDKKQIQTSPVPVRKNGRDEEKRESRIKTYSPFAFKFYMEQHIENVMKTYQQKLNRRLQLEQEMSKAGLSEAEQEQMRKMLYQKESNYNRLRRAKMDKSMFVKIKTLGIGAFGEVCLTRKVDTGALYAMKTLRKKDVLNRNQVAHVKAERDILAEADNEWVVRLYYSFQDRDSLYFVMDYIPGGDMMSLLIRMGVFPEPLARFYVAELTLAIESVHKMGFIHRDIKPDNILIDSDGHIKLTDFGLCTGFRWTHNSKYYQKGSHVRQDSMEPSDFWDDVSNCRCGDRLMTLEQRANRQHQRCLAHSLVGTPNYIAPEVLLRKGYTQLCDWWSVGVILFEMLVGQPPFLAPTPTETQIKVIHWESTLQVPAQVKLSPEAVDIIGRLCCAAEDRLGANGAGEIKAHPFFTQMDFSSNLRQQLAPYRPKIAHPMDTSNFDPVEEEGGAGAWSDSGDSTRALDLLCSPHGKHPEHAFYEFTFRRFFDDNGCPFRYPKPLEASVSMGPEEEEVQEEDEEEGEEDEEEEGEQGEGCEPVYV